From a single Paramisgurnus dabryanus chromosome 17, PD_genome_1.1, whole genome shotgun sequence genomic region:
- the crip1 gene encoding cysteine-rich protein 1, whose protein sequence is MPKCPKCEKEVYFAERVSSLGKDWHRPCLKCEKCNKTLSAGSHAEHEGKPYCNNPCYAALFGPKGFGRGGTESHTFK, encoded by the exons ATGCCTAAATGCCCCAAGTGCGAGAAGGAAGTGTACTTTG CGGAGAGAGTTTCGTCACTTGGCAAAGACTGGCACAGACCCTGTCTGAAGTGTGAGAAATGCAATAAGACCCTCTCAGCGGGCTCACATGCAGAG CATGAAGGAAAACCCTATTGTAACAACCCATGCTATGCTGCACTCTTTGGACCCAAAG GGTTTGGACGTGGCGGCACTGAAAGCcacacatttaaataa